The nucleotide window CCGGCTTCGGGCCCGGCCCGGTCTCCGGGTGACAATGGGCGCGACGGAGGAGGGACGGAGCACCCGTGCAGTGGATCTTGGTCGTACCGCTCAAAACCTTGGCGCTCGCGAAGAGCAGGCTCTCGGACACGGCCGCCGACGGGCTGCGCCCGGGGCTCGCCCTCGCCTTCGCACAGGACACGGTGGCCGCCGCACTGGCCTGCGCGGAAGTCGCCGATGTGGCAGTAGTCACTGGCGATGCGCTGGCCGGACGGGAGCTGGCCGCCCTGGGTGCCCGGATCGTCCCGGACGAGCCGGGCGGTGGTCTGAACGCCGCCCTGCGGCACGGGGCGGGGGCCGTACGTATGCAAAACCCCCGAACTCCGCTGGCGGCACTGAACGCCGACCTGCCCGCACTGCGTCCGCCGGAATTGGCCCGTGTGCTCACCGCGGCCGCGGAATTCCCACGTGCTTTCCTGCCGGACGCCGCGGGATTCGGCACCACTCTCCTGGCCGTGTCGCCGGGGCGTGAATTGCTGCCCGCTTTCGGAACGGATTCCCGCGCGCGTCACCGCGCCTCGGGCGCCGCGGAACTCCTGCCGACAGCGGTGGATTCCGTACGCCAGGACGTGGACACCGGTGCGGACCTGCGCGCGGCATTGGCGCTGGGTGTGGGCCCGTACACGACTTCGGCCGTGGAACGCCTGCGAGCGGCGTGAGCTTTGCGGCCGGCGGGTGAAGTGCGGGTCGCCGCCGGCCGGCCGCGCGGATCTTCGCGCCCCCGAAGCGTTTTCCCCCGGCCGACCCCATACCCTTCCCCCATGCAGGCGACCGCGTACACATACGACCACGACACCCGCACCGGCCAAGTGCTGCTGGACGACGGGACTCCCGTGCCCTTCGACGCCGAGGCGTTCGACAGGGGCGGCCTGCGACTGCTCCGTCCGGGCCAGCGCGTACGGATCGAGACCGAGGGCGAGCGGGACGACCGCCGCATCACCCTGGTGACGCTGCAGACCTTCTGACGGCAGGTGTTCCGGCGGCGGGTCTTCCGGCGGCGGGTCTTCGGAGAACGCCGCGGGCCGGGCTCCCCCGGGGGAGCCCGGCCCGGCGCGTTTTCCCGACGCCCCTGATCTACCTGCGGGCGGTGGCCTTCTTGGCGGTGGTGGTGCTGCGGGCCGCGGACTTCTTGGCCGGGGCCTTCTTGGCGGCCGCCTTCTTCGCGGGGGCCTTCTTCGCCGCCGCCTT belongs to Streptomyces sp. V3I8 and includes:
- the cofC gene encoding 2-phospho-L-lactate guanylyltransferase, with amino-acid sequence MQWILVVPLKTLALAKSRLSDTAADGLRPGLALAFAQDTVAAALACAEVADVAVVTGDALAGRELAALGARIVPDEPGGGLNAALRHGAGAVRMQNPRTPLAALNADLPALRPPELARVLTAAAEFPRAFLPDAAGFGTTLLAVSPGRELLPAFGTDSRARHRASGAAELLPTAVDSVRQDVDTGADLRAALALGVGPYTTSAVERLRAA